GTGATACTGTAACCATTATGGAAACCAGACCCATTAGTAAAAACAAGTGCTGGCGCTTAGTTGAAATCGTAGAAAGAGCTAAATAAGATGATACAACAAGAATCAAGACTTTCTGTTGCTGATAACAGTGGTGCAAAAGAGGTATTGTGCATTCGTATCTTAGGTGGTACAGGCAAGAAATACGCTTCTGTAGGAGATAAAATTGTTGTAACGGTAAAATCAGCTCTTTCTTCCGGAAACGTTAAGAAAGGTACTGTTACAAAGGCAGTAATTGTTAGAACGAAAAAAGAAGTACGTCGCAAGGATGGTTCTTATATCCGTTTTGATGACAATGCTGCTGTATTGTTGAACAATAACGACGAGCCTCGTGGTACGCGTATTTTTGGGCCAGTAGCCCGTGAATTGCGTGAAAGACAGTTTATGAAAATTGTTTCTTTGGCTCCTGAAGTATTATAGACCTTAGAGAGAGGAAAAGATGACAAAGAATAAACTTCATGTAAAGAAAGGCGATACTGTCAAAGTTATTGCTGGTGACGATAAAGGTAAAACTGGTACTGTAACTACTGTTTTGGTTTCTGACCAGAAAGTAATTGTTGAAGGTTTGAACCT
The nucleotide sequence above comes from Nibribacter ruber. Encoded proteins:
- the rplN gene encoding 50S ribosomal protein L14, encoding MIQQESRLSVADNSGAKEVLCIRILGGTGKKYASVGDKIVVTVKSALSSGNVKKGTVTKAVIVRTKKEVRRKDGSYIRFDDNAAVLLNNNDEPRGTRIFGPVARELRERQFMKIVSLAPEVL